A stretch of Bacteroidota bacterium DNA encodes these proteins:
- a CDS encoding OmpA family protein, which translates to MKCQIKHIFVSVFFFIFFSLQINFLQAQIADELFENFEYSKTIEFYKNNKIADNNFKALSQLGICYFNVQDYKNAESTFKKLLPIAEENPIIYFYYAESLKNNNKIIKSKQQFLKYSQLTNTDVKKHLASCDSIKYWKKNETTFNVFSVDKINNSSANFSPNIYKEGIIFASENNSKIINEKVIPPYSEKVSNLQYGMEQSPFIQYFYSPILIKDKKLIAKKPKNISFNIEQKLRNGQISFDKTNSLVYISKTSEINNPQKPVNTQIYKAQIDTINHKIGEFSKVNFIDTAHYYSFGHPFITKQGKTMYFSSNIPDGFGGFDIYMSNLINGKWTTPKNLGKQINSLGDDIFPCFDNNQLFFASNGLAGYGGLDIFVSKLSNSKWTKALNLKSPINSHADDFGLMFLNSYSGFFCSNRFGGKGDDDIYIFENLKKKEKAFEIKVDTVIKIVKEPVNLTFGNILFEFDSFSISNYFKTQLDTLYQILKDNNKRRIGIYGFSDPKGSSEYNIKLSKKRSESVFKYLVERGVEKNRIEIKAKGEINLLENCISDSCIKAQDSLKRKVKIIFNPKAKYKNKNKSMFVEFDGFTIKEEIKPQLLEFVKQINDTEDKKYMTFVGYSDSINDVVSANRKIKLINSFLKSYNIVDDVVDKEIRIIHSSISQEEAILNKRIEVIIYKK; encoded by the coding sequence ATGAAGTGTCAGATAAAACATATTTTCGTTTCAGTTTTTTTCTTTATTTTTTTTAGCTTACAAATTAACTTTTTACAAGCTCAAATTGCTGATGAATTATTTGAAAATTTTGAATATTCAAAAACAATTGAATTTTATAAGAACAATAAAATTGCTGATAATAATTTTAAAGCATTAAGCCAATTAGGTATTTGTTATTTTAATGTCCAAGATTACAAAAATGCGGAAAGCACATTTAAAAAACTACTTCCTATTGCTGAAGAAAATCCAATAATATATTTTTATTATGCCGAATCCTTAAAAAATAATAATAAAATTATAAAATCAAAACAACAATTTTTAAAATACTCACAACTAACAAATACTGATGTAAAAAAACATTTAGCATCATGCGATTCAATAAAATACTGGAAAAAAAATGAAACAACTTTTAATGTGTTTTCCGTAGATAAAATAAACAATTCAAGTGCTAATTTTTCACCAAATATTTATAAAGAAGGAATTATTTTCGCATCAGAGAACAACAGTAAAATTATTAATGAAAAAGTAATTCCTCCATACAGCGAAAAAGTAAGTAACCTACAATACGGAATGGAGCAAAGTCCCTTTATTCAATATTTTTACTCTCCAATTTTAATTAAGGATAAAAAGCTAATAGCAAAAAAGCCCAAAAATATTTCATTCAATATTGAACAAAAACTTAGAAACGGACAAATTTCTTTTGACAAAACAAATTCCTTAGTTTATATTTCAAAAACATCAGAAATTAACAATCCGCAAAAGCCAGTAAATACTCAAATTTACAAAGCCCAAATTGATACAATAAATCATAAAATTGGTGAATTTTCAAAAGTAAATTTTATTGACACTGCTCATTATTATTCTTTTGGTCATCCATTTATAACCAAGCAAGGAAAAACAATGTATTTTTCTTCAAATATACCAGACGGTTTTGGAGGCTTTGATATTTATATGTCAAATTTAATTAATGGCAAATGGACAACTCCTAAAAATTTAGGAAAACAAATTAATAGTTTAGGTGATGATATTTTTCCTTGTTTTGATAACAACCAATTGTTTTTTGCCTCAAATGGATTAGCAGGTTATGGGGGATTGGATATTTTCGTTTCAAAATTATCAAATAGTAAATGGACAAAGGCATTAAACCTAAAATCACCTATCAACTCTCATGCTGATGATTTTGGACTAATGTTTTTAAATTCTTACAGCGGTTTTTTCTGTTCAAATAGATTTGGTGGTAAAGGCGATGATGACATCTATATTTTTGAGAATTTAAAAAAGAAAGAAAAGGCATTTGAAATAAAGGTTGATACGGTAATAAAAATAGTTAAAGAACCTGTAAATTTAACTTTTGGCAATATTTTATTTGAATTTGATTCTTTTAGTATTAGTAATTACTTCAAAACACAATTAGATACTTTATATCAAATATTAAAAGATAATAATAAAAGAAGAATTGGAATTTATGGGTTTTCTGACCCAAAAGGTAGTAGTGAATACAATATTAAATTATCAAAAAAACGATCAGAGTCTGTTTTTAAATATCTTGTTGAAAGGGGAGTAGAAAAGAATCGAATAGAAATTAAAGCAAAAGGAGAAATAAATTTATTAGAAAATTGCATATCTGATTCTTGTATCAAAGCTCAAGATTCACTTAAGCGTAAAGTGAAAATTATTTTTAATCCAAAGGCTAAATATAAAAACAAGAATAAATCAATGTTTGTTGAGTTTGATGGTTTTACAATTAAGGAAGAAATAAAACCACAACTGCTGGAATTTGTGAAACAAATAAATGATACAGAAGATAAAAAATACATGACTTTTGTTGGATATTCGGATTCAATAAATGATGTTGTGTCAGCAAACAGAAAAATAAAGCTTATTAATTCCTTTCTTAAAAGCTATAATATAGTGGATGACGTTGTTGATAAAGAAATCAGGATTATTCATTCAAGTATTTCACAGGAAGAAGCTATTTTAAACAAAAGAATAGAGGTTATTATTTACAAAAAATAA
- a CDS encoding type IX secretion system membrane protein PorP/SprF — MKRLLIFIFVLFSGNIIFGQQLSLRSQYLNDDFLLNPAIAGTKDYNPLTTTFRRQWAGIEGAPVTQSVSYHAYAGKNLGLGGYLFNDVCGPTRRTGFNFSLAYQIKLSKNNDSKLSFGLSALLFQNVFDATKLTTDEPNDVAINNLHQSMLAPDANFGIYYYSGSKYFIGVSAHHLIQSKVDLFNTMNDIPNTVNRTYYLSGGYGFNLSENLVLTPSFLVRSIETMPYQVDVNTTFTYKNTVWIGASYRHEDAVIALMGFSKDIFSIGYSYDYSISDIQNYNNGSHEICLSVRFNQKNNLSNSHKTPWNKRNRLYTP, encoded by the coding sequence ATGAAACGATTACTAATTTTTATATTTGTCCTATTTTCAGGAAACATTATTTTCGGACAACAATTGTCTTTGAGGTCTCAATATTTAAATGATGATTTTCTATTAAATCCTGCAATTGCCGGAACAAAAGACTACAATCCATTAACGACCACCTTTAGAAGACAATGGGCTGGAATTGAAGGAGCACCTGTTACTCAATCTGTTTCATACCATGCTTATGCTGGTAAAAACTTAGGATTAGGCGGATACTTATTCAATGATGTTTGTGGCCCAACAAGAAGAACGGGGTTTAATTTTTCTCTTGCATATCAAATTAAACTTTCTAAAAACAATGATAGTAAATTATCCTTTGGTTTGTCAGCTTTATTGTTTCAAAATGTATTTGATGCAACAAAATTAACAACTGATGAACCGAATGATGTAGCAATTAACAATCTTCATCAAAGCATGTTGGCACCTGATGCAAATTTTGGAATTTATTATTATTCGGGAAGCAAATACTTTATCGGTGTTTCTGCACATCATCTTATTCAATCAAAGGTTGATTTGTTTAATACCATGAATGATATTCCAAATACAGTAAACAGAACCTACTATTTGTCTGGCGGTTATGGCTTCAACCTTAGTGAAAATCTTGTATTAACTCCATCTTTTCTTGTAAGAAGTATTGAAACAATGCCTTATCAAGTAGATGTAAACACAACTTTCACCTACAAAAACACTGTTTGGATAGGTGCATCCTACAGGCATGAAGATGCTGTTATTGCATTGATGGGTTTTAGCAAAGATATTTTTAGCATTGGATATTCATATGATTATTCCATTTCAGATATTCAAAACTATAACAATGGTTCTCATGAAATATGCCTAAGCGTAAGATTTAATCAAAAAAATAATTTAAGCAACAGTCATAAAACCCCTTGGAATAAAAGAAACCGATTATATACTCCATAA